GAGGCGGCGAGCGTGATCCCGTCGGTCGCCGCGGTGAGGACGACGTCGGGCCGATCGAAGTCGAACGCGTTGGCCACGACGGGCGCGACGAGGTCGAGAAACGACTGGTCGAAGACCGCCGCGCTGTTGTCGACGTAGCCCTCGTCGTCGACCCGGATGCGGGCCTCGAGTTCGCCGGCCAGCGCCTCGCGGCCGAGGTCCTCGACGACCTGGCGTGCGCGCTCGGTTCCCGGCAGCACGTGCCCGTTGACGTACCGATTGAGGTCGCCCGCCGGCAGTCCCGTCGTCTCGGCGAGTTCGTCGTAAGTCCGGGTCTCCTTCAGCATCCGCAACACGTCGACGGCCCGTAACTGCAGGGCTGCCTTCTCGGCTCTGTTCATATCGGATATGCACGATTCCGCAAGTATGGGGGTTTCGATCGGATTCCGCGTCGAGATAGCCACGTCCGTGATCAGCGGCCGCGAATCGGCCGAATCGGCCGGGTCACTTCTATTTCCCCGCATCGAGGGCGGTCGCGTTCGTCTCGTCCCCGAGGAAACCCCGCCCGCGCTGTCGGACGAGTCGCTGCATCACCCGCGCCTGCGCCTTTTGGAGGAGCGTTCCGGCCGTGCTCGCGGCACAGTTCAGCCGCTCGGCGACGGCCTCGAGCCCCGCCTCGCGCGGAACCGCGTAGTAGCCGACCGCGACCGCGGCCGCAACGGCCTCGAGCTGGCGCTCGGTGAGCCCACCGGTCAGCGGCGCGTGCCGGCGGTCGTACTCCCCGATCGCGCGAACGGTGACGTCGATCTCGTCGGGGAGCCCCTCGAGCATCGCCCGCAGGTCCTCGCCGGCGCCGACGACGGTCATGTAGAACGCGGCCTCGGAGTCGTAGATCACGGGCGGGACGACAACGAGATCGAGCGCGGCGAACGACTGGCGCCAGCGGACGTCTTCCTCGCGGGTCTCCTGACAGATGTAGACGTAAAAGGAGTCCTCGTCGATCGGCGTGAGATCGTACCAGCGGACCGAGTCGACGGCCTCGATCGCCGCCTCGTACGCCTCGCGGTCGGCTTCGGCGTAGAACAGTTCGTACTCGCGGTCGCCCTCGGGGCCGAGGATGTTCCACGTGCGCAGTTCCTCGTAGCGGACGGCGTCCTCCTCGCGGATGAACCGCTGCATCGGGTGAAGCATCCGGTCGGGCTGACGGAGCCGAACGTCGAGGTACTTCATCGGCGGTGGGTTCACGACAGCACCGGGCTACATATAAATCCCCTAGTGTGTCCGTGAGAAGCGACAGCGCGATCGCCGGCCGACGTGAAGATATGACGATCGATCCCGGACAGCTGTCGACAGTCGATCCAGTACGGATGCAGACGCTCGAGCCGTCGATGGCGGCGGTGATGCACCGATGACCGACGCGCTGACGAGTGCCGTCTTCGTCGCGGGTGTCGGCCTCGCGCTCGCGAACTTCACGGGAATCGTCGCCAGCGCGTTGGGGCTGGTCTCGTACTGGCCGCCGGGCGAGCGAGACTGGACCTACTACGTCCACTGGGGCATCTCGCACTCGCTCAACGTCGTCGTGCTCGCGCTCACGTACCTCAGTTGGAACAGTCTCGGCCTGCCGCGGGTCCCGTCGCTGGCCGCGGGCGCCGCGCTGTTCGTCGGCGGCTACGCCGTCGCCATCGCGGCCGGCCTGGACCTCGGCGTCGAGGAAACGAAGGGATTGGCCGGCGACCTGCGAACCGGCGGCTGGTATCGCTACTCGAGGAATCCCCAGTACGTCGGCTACGTCGTCGCGACCGTCGGCTTCGCGCTGGTGGCGAACTCGACGCTGGTGGCCGTCGTCTGCGCGATCTACCTCGGCTGGTGGCTCTCGCTGCCGTTCGCCGAGGAGCCGTGGCTTCGCGAGCGGTACGGCGCAGAGTACGAGCGGTACTCCGAGCGCGTGCCGCGGTTCGTGGGGAGACGGACCGTTCGCGCACTCGTCGGGAATCGGGCAGACGAAACGGCGGTCGGCGACGGCGGGTGACCGCGATCAGTCCTGCAGGAAGTCCGGCTGCGTCCGCTGTTCCTCGATTTCGTCCTCGAGGTGCTGCTTGAAGTCCTCGATTTCGACGTCGTACTCCTGGTCCTCGAAGCGGTCCCGAACCGAGATGTTGCCGTCCTCCTCCTCGTTGTCGCCGACGATGATCTGGTAGGGGACCCGATCGTCGTGGGCCGCGCGGATCTTGCGCTCGAGCGTGGAGTCGCGGCCGTCGACCTCGACGCGGAAGTCGTCGAACTCGTTGGCGACCCGGTGGGCGTAGCCGAGGTTGTCGTCCGAGATGGGCAGCACGCGGACCTGCTCGGGCGCGAGCCACAGCGGGAACCGACCCTCGTAGTGCTCGATGAGCATCATGAAGAACCGCTCGTAGCTGCCGTACAGCGCGCGGTGGATCATGACCGGGCGGTGTTCCTCGTTGTCCTCGCCGACGTAGTTGAGGTCGAACCGCTCGGGCATGTTGAAGTCCAGTTGGACCGTCGGGCCGTCCCACGAGCGGCCGATGGCGTCCTCGAACGCGAAGTCGATCTTCGGCCCGTAGAACGCGCCGTCGCCCTCTTCGACCTCGTAGTCGTGGGCGCGGTTCTCGAGGACGTTCTCGAGTTGCTCCTCGGCGCGGTCCCAGATCTCGTCGGAGCCGACCGACTTCTCGGGGCGCGTCGCGAGGGCCATCTCGTACTCGAGGTCGAACGTCTCGAGGACGTCGGTGATCATGTCCATGATCTCCTCGACCTCCTGTCTGATCTGGTCGGGCCGGATGAACAGGTGGCCGTCGTCGATCGTGAACGCCCAGACTCGCGAGAGCCCCGAGAGTTCGCCGCGCTGTTCCTTGCGGTAGACCTTCCCGTTCTCGGCGTACCGGATCGGGAGGTCGCGGTAGCTCCAGGACTGGTCCTGGAAGATGGCGGCGTGGCCGGGACAGTTCATCGGCTTCAGACCGAACTCGTCGTCGCCGACGTCGAAGATGAACATGTCGTCCTGGTAGTTCTCGTAGTGGCCCGAGCGGTGCCAGAGATCCGTCTTGAAGACGTGGGGCGTCTCGACGTAGTCGTAGCCCGCGTCCGTGTTGAGGTCCTCGACGAAGTCCTCGAGCTCCTTCAGGACCGTCTTGCCCGGCGGGTGATACAGCGGCAGTCCGGGGCCCGTGACGTCCTGGATCGAGAACAGGTTCATCTCGTTGCCGATCCGGCGGTGGTCGCGCTTCTCGGCTTCCTGCTTGCGCTCGAGGAAGTCCTCGAGGTCGCTCTCGTCCTCGAAGGCCGTCCCGTAGATGCGCGTCTGCATCGTGTTCTCCTCGTCGCCGCGCCAGTAGGCGCCCGCGATCTCGAGCAGTTCGACGACGCCGATTTCGCCCGTCGAGTCGACGTGCGGGCCGGCACAGAGGTCCTCCCACTCGCCCTGTTTGTAGAAGGAGACGGTGTCGTTCTCGTCGGCGAACTCCTCGAGCAACTCGAGCTTGTAGGGCTCGCCCTCGAGGCGCTGTTCGGCCTCCTCGATCGAGACGTCCTCGCGCTCGATCTCGTAGTCCTCGGCGATGATCTCCTCGATTTCGTCCTCGAGTTCCGCGAGGTCCTCCTCGTCGACGTCGAGGTTATCGAAGTCGTAGTAGAAGCCCTCGTCCGTCGGCGGGCCGATCGCGAGTTTGACCTCGTCCTCGTCGTACAGACGCTCGACGGCCTGAGCGAGGCAGTGGGCCGCGGAGTGGCGCATGACCTCGAGGTACTCCTCGGAGCCGTCGGTGACGATTTCGAGTTCGACGCCGTCGTAGACGGGTTCCTCCTTGGCGACGAGTTCGCCGTCGAGTTTGCCGGCGACCGTGTCGCGGCCGAGACCGGGGCCGATCTCGTAGGCGCAGTCCTCGACCGTCGCGTCGGACGCGACCTCGAGTTCGGAGCCGTCGGGCAGTACGACCGTTATCCGTTCCTGTGACTGGGAATCTGATTCTGACATGGGTAGTGTGACTGTGGGTAGTGCTGTGGCTGTCGCTGGTCTGGGAACTTCGGTGAGAAGTTCGGTCGGGCGTCCGCCGTGGCCGCTCGGCTGCGGGTCGATTCCGACGCAGCCGGCGGTAGGTGTGGGTTAGAAGCGGGCGTAAGCCCCTGTAAAGCGGACACCTACCATCGTGGATGCGAATTGTCTCGAGCGGGCTAAAAACCTTCTGATGGTGTGTCGGTCCGTCAGAACTGGTCAATAGTCGTGGCGATCGTCTCGTCGCTACCGATCTCGTTCTCGAGATCCGTCGGCTCCGGAGCGGGAAACGTCAGTACCGGATTCTCGTCGGTGACGCTCTCGACGAGTCGCTCGAGTTCGTTGAAGACGCCGTTTTTGTCACCGGTTCCTGTCATCTGACACCACGCTCGAGTCCGGGTCATCCCCACGAACGCCTCGTTTCGGGGACTGACGCGGTTATCGTGCCAGTACGGGTCCTCGAGGTACTCGAGATTCAGCAGGTAGACGGACGCCGCTTCGTTGCCCTTCGCGCGATTGACTCCGGAAATCGTCACTTCGTCCTGTTTCGCGAAGACGCTCTTGTTGCCGTTCCAGACCAGATTTGCGTCGAGCGACCGTTCCGCGAGAAGGTCGGCCAGTCGTCTGCCGATCGATCGAATGTTGCGGATCGGTCCGAGCGGAATCGCGAGGACGTCCTCGGGATCGAGACCGTGGTCTTGCACGTCCCAGGCGATCGCATCAGCGACGGCTACCAGTTCGTCGGCTTTCTCCTCGAACGAATCGAATCCGACGAACGGTTTCGCCTCGGGATTATCGGATAACGGATGAGGCGAGTGCTCCGTCGGTCGACGGATCGACACCGGTTCACCCGTTCGTCGGAAGTCCCCCTCGAGCACCTCGTAGCCGATATCCTCCCAGCCGTCTTGAGTCGTAATCGCCTGCACGGCACCGCGGTCGCTCGTGAGACCCATTCCGAAGACGTGTGCCAGCATTAGCACCGAGCGCGGGGTCCGGTAGGACTTGCGCATGATGTGGCTCTTCTGGATCCCACCGGGGTAGGAACTGCGCAGATCGACTGCCGGCTCCCCCTCGTCGTCCGTCCCGAAGATATGTTTCGGACTCGGCGCCGACAGACTCGTGAGGTTCTGTGCCTCGTCGTAGGCCCAGATCAGTCGCTTCGGCGGCTTCAACGCCTCGTAACACATCTCGTAGAACGCCGGCTCCATGTCCTGTGCCTCGTCGATGAGTATCGCGTCGTAGCGCTCCTGAATCGGTGCGTCGTCCACGAGTTGCTGACAGCAGGCCTCGAGTAACTCCCCCGGACCGCCGTCGCCGAACTCGTCCTGAGCGGAGCCGACGTGGTGGGGCGTGACGCCCGCATCCTGTGCGATCTTGTAGTACATTCCGTGTTCGCTCTTTCCACCCCATCCGTGCAGTACCTCGAGGCGCTCCCAGTCGGGTTCGCCGCCGCCGAAGTCGGCGTAGAACCGCTCGACGGAGTTTTGGATCGTCTGATAGAGACTTCGAGTGTTGAACGTGATCGCGATCCGCCAGTCGGGGTGGTTAGCGTGCATGGCCGCGGCCTTCCGTGCGAGGAGGGCGGTCTTTCCCGAGCCAGCGATGCCGCGGATCTGCTGTGGCCCGTCAGGGATCTGAATGCCGATCTCCTCCTGGCGCTCGTCGAATCGTTTCAATCCCTTCTCGACTGTCTCGTACAGCCCCGCCTTCGTGTCTTCCTCGGAGAGCACCGGTCCCCGATCATTACTGATCGCCTGGCCACCGCCGAGCACCGCTCGAGCGTCGGCATACTGCTCCGTCGTCAGTTCGGTGTCGCCGGGTAACGATTCGAAGACTTCGCGGAGCGACGACGCCGTGAGGTCATCTCGCAGAATCACGCGCGGTGCGGATGGCCCGTCGCTGAACCCGCGCTCCTCCCACTCCTCGCGAGTGATATTCGGGAGCGCGACGATCGGCGTCATCGCGATATGACAGTTGCCGCGTTCGTCGGCCAGCGACGGTTCGCGCATCATCGGAGACCGAATACGGAACCCCTGGTCCCGCGCCTGCGAGTACGGTGCCGCGTGATCCTGTGTCGTTCCGTTCAGCGACCATCGGGCGCCCTCGATCGCCTCGATGTGGTCGATTTGATACCCCTTGCACTCGATGACGGCGAGCCCGTATCGCCTGTGCAGCAGAACGAAGTCGGCCTCTCGGTCGAGGTCGTCGTTCTGCTGATCGACGATCGGATAGCGATAGTAACAGACGCCGATATCGTCTGCCGTGAAACACCCCTTGAGTCGATCCCAGACGGCTAACTCGGCATCCACGCCGGCCCCGGTAGAGTCGTATTCGGCCGAGATGAATTTCACGGCTTGTGTCAGGAATCCGTACGGGATAAACCAATCGGCTGTCGTCGGACTTCGTAGACCTTCTCTCTCCGCCGTCCAGTATTCACTGCCCGACGGTTCCGTGACCGATACTCGTTTTTCCGTCCCCGTTGACGACCGCGTATGACCGCCGAAGCCGTTCTCTTCGACTTCGACAACACGCTCTATCCCTACCCGCCGTGTCACCGGGCGGGAAAAGCGGGCGCCCTCGAGGCCGCCCGCGAACGGGGGTACGACGTCGACGCCGACACCTTCGACGCGCTGTACCGGGACGGCCGCCGGGAGGTGAAACGCGAACTCTCCGGTACGGCCGCGACGCACAACCGGTTTTGCTACTTCAAACGCGCCCTCGAGCGCCTGACCGGCGAGCCCCGACCCGGCGACGCGCTCGCGCTCGGCGAGGCCTACTGGGAGGCGTACGTGGACGCGATGGAACTCTTCCCGGGCGTCGCAGAGACGCTCGCGACCCTGCGCGATCGCGGGATCG
This portion of the Haloterrigena gelatinilytica genome encodes:
- a CDS encoding helix-turn-helix domain-containing protein, with the translated sequence MKYLDVRLRQPDRMLHPMQRFIREEDAVRYEELRTWNILGPEGDREYELFYAEADREAYEAAIEAVDSVRWYDLTPIDEDSFYVYICQETREEDVRWRQSFAALDLVVVPPVIYDSEAAFYMTVVGAGEDLRAMLEGLPDEIDVTVRAIGEYDRRHAPLTGGLTERQLEAVAAAVAVGYYAVPREAGLEAVAERLNCAASTAGTLLQKAQARVMQRLVRQRGRGFLGDETNATALDAGK
- the thrS gene encoding threonine--tRNA ligase, with protein sequence MSESDSQSQERITVVLPDGSELEVASDATVEDCAYEIGPGLGRDTVAGKLDGELVAKEEPVYDGVELEIVTDGSEEYLEVMRHSAAHCLAQAVERLYDEDEVKLAIGPPTDEGFYYDFDNLDVDEEDLAELEDEIEEIIAEDYEIEREDVSIEEAEQRLEGEPYKLELLEEFADENDTVSFYKQGEWEDLCAGPHVDSTGEIGVVELLEIAGAYWRGDEENTMQTRIYGTAFEDESDLEDFLERKQEAEKRDHRRIGNEMNLFSIQDVTGPGLPLYHPPGKTVLKELEDFVEDLNTDAGYDYVETPHVFKTDLWHRSGHYENYQDDMFIFDVGDDEFGLKPMNCPGHAAIFQDQSWSYRDLPIRYAENGKVYRKEQRGELSGLSRVWAFTIDDGHLFIRPDQIRQEVEEIMDMITDVLETFDLEYEMALATRPEKSVGSDEIWDRAEEQLENVLENRAHDYEVEEGDGAFYGPKIDFAFEDAIGRSWDGPTVQLDFNMPERFDLNYVGEDNEEHRPVMIHRALYGSYERFFMMLIEHYEGRFPLWLAPEQVRVLPISDDNLGYAHRVANEFDDFRVEVDGRDSTLERKIRAAHDDRVPYQIIVGDNEEEDGNISVRDRFEDQEYDVEIEDFKQHLEDEIEEQRTQPDFLQD
- a CDS encoding methyltransferase family protein — protein: MTDALTSAVFVAGVGLALANFTGIVASALGLVSYWPPGERDWTYYVHWGISHSLNVVVLALTYLSWNSLGLPRVPSLAAGAALFVGGYAVAIAAGLDLGVEETKGLAGDLRTGGWYRYSRNPQYVGYVVATVGFALVANSTLVAVVCAIYLGWWLSLPFAEEPWLRERYGAEYERYSERVPRFVGRRTVRALVGNRADETAVGDGG
- a CDS encoding NERD domain-containing protein gives rise to the protein MKFISAEYDSTGAGVDAELAVWDRLKGCFTADDIGVCYYRYPIVDQQNDDLDREADFVLLHRRYGLAVIECKGYQIDHIEAIEGARWSLNGTTQDHAAPYSQARDQGFRIRSPMMREPSLADERGNCHIAMTPIVALPNITREEWEERGFSDGPSAPRVILRDDLTASSLREVFESLPGDTELTTEQYADARAVLGGGQAISNDRGPVLSEEDTKAGLYETVEKGLKRFDERQEEIGIQIPDGPQQIRGIAGSGKTALLARKAAAMHANHPDWRIAITFNTRSLYQTIQNSVERFYADFGGGEPDWERLEVLHGWGGKSEHGMYYKIAQDAGVTPHHVGSAQDEFGDGGPGELLEACCQQLVDDAPIQERYDAILIDEAQDMEPAFYEMCYEALKPPKRLIWAYDEAQNLTSLSAPSPKHIFGTDDEGEPAVDLRSSYPGGIQKSHIMRKSYRTPRSVLMLAHVFGMGLTSDRGAVQAITTQDGWEDIGYEVLEGDFRRTGEPVSIRRPTEHSPHPLSDNPEAKPFVGFDSFEEKADELVAVADAIAWDVQDHGLDPEDVLAIPLGPIRNIRSIGRRLADLLAERSLDANLVWNGNKSVFAKQDEVTISGVNRAKGNEAASVYLLNLEYLEDPYWHDNRVSPRNEAFVGMTRTRAWCQMTGTGDKNGVFNELERLVESVTDENPVLTFPAPEPTDLENEIGSDETIATTIDQF
- a CDS encoding HAD family hydrolase — encoded protein: MTAEAVLFDFDNTLYPYPPCHRAGKAGALEAARERGYDVDADTFDALYRDGRREVKRELSGTAATHNRFCYFKRALERLTGEPRPGDALALGEAYWEAYVDAMELFPGVAETLATLRDRGIDVGIVTNLTTRIQLEKLEALDLADSIDLLLTSEETGREKPGSVMFTLALSRLEARPGEAVMVGDDLEADVGGANAVGLETVLFNGDVDADESLEGDREPDRRIDDFAAVLEAIE
- a CDS encoding phosphoribosyltransferase family protein; protein product: MNRAEKAALQLRAVDVLRMLKETRTYDELAETTGLPAGDLNRYVNGHVLPGTERARQVVEDLGREALAGELEARIRVDDEGYVDNSAAVFDQSFLDLVAPVVANAFDFDRPDVVLTAATDGITLAASLASYYGTRCAYAKKSKETAVEEFIEARERLQSGIELTYYLPESAIDAGESVLVVDDLIRSGETQELLLDIVDTADADVAGVFALIAAGEDGIQRARSHTDAPVDALTTV